In one window of Candidatus Roizmanbacteria bacterium CG_4_9_14_0_2_um_filter_38_17 DNA:
- a CDS encoding NAD(P)H-hydrate epimerase — MNPKEEIKIQFWSKKPGLTMEVQKADFNFEYQEKSTATQYTDEYEKLLFDCSVTIEQMREVDRLMVEEVGVSILMMMENASRNIALLSRRMLGGSVKNKRIVILCGKGNNGGDGLGAARHLINLGADVACFLSTTSSELRTDARVQYTVLKNIEAPIYEPSNSALDSMLTRADLIIDALLGYNIQENPKEPLASLIRSANNADKPVLAVDIPSGLNGDTGEASDSTMRATTTLTLALPKVGLLTDKARDYVGELYVADLSVPEAVYEKLNIHIQNIFEHEEIIKIS, encoded by the coding sequence ATGAACCCGAAAGAAGAAATAAAAATTCAATTCTGGTCGAAAAAACCTGGACTCACCATGGAAGTACAAAAGGCAGATTTCAACTTTGAGTATCAGGAAAAAAGTACCGCAACTCAGTATACCGATGAATATGAGAAGTTACTCTTTGATTGTTCAGTAACAATTGAACAAATGCGGGAAGTGGATAGACTCATGGTTGAGGAGGTTGGCGTATCGATTCTTATGATGATGGAAAATGCTTCAAGAAATATTGCACTATTGTCACGCCGAATGCTGGGAGGGAGTGTAAAAAATAAAAGGATAGTTATTCTTTGTGGAAAAGGAAATAATGGAGGAGATGGACTGGGGGCAGCCCGACATTTGATAAATCTTGGCGCTGATGTTGCATGTTTTCTATCAACAACTTCTTCGGAGCTACGGACAGATGCGCGAGTGCAATACACCGTGCTTAAAAACATCGAAGCGCCTATCTATGAGCCTTCCAATAGTGCTTTAGATTCTATGCTAACAAGAGCCGATCTTATTATCGATGCTCTTTTAGGATATAACATCCAGGAAAATCCAAAAGAACCTCTAGCATCACTTATTCGATCCGCCAATAATGCAGATAAACCAGTACTCGCAGTTGATATTCCCTCAGGGCTGAATGGCGATACCGGAGAAGCTTCTGATTCTACTATGCGGGCAACAACAACCCTCACTCTTGCTCTTCCAAAGGTCGGCTTACTGACAGACAAAGCAAGGGATTATGTAGGAGAATTATATGTAGCCGATC